The Candidatus Eisenbacteria bacterium genomic interval AGCGGTATGAATTGTCCAGGCCCACAGCACAGACCAGAGTTCACTTGCTATTCATCCAAGGAGGTCCGTGTGCTTCGCTTTTCCCCTCTCTTCGCGCGGGCCATCGCCGGCCTGATTTGTACCGTCGTCCTCGGCTGCTCTCCGTCCCGCTCGATCGCTCCTGAGGTTCGCGACACTCGCGATGTCGTCACAAGTGTGGTGACGGGCGCGGCCGCGACGTTTCTGGAGTCGATCCCACTTCCGGTCGACTTCGTGCCCGAAGGAATCGCCACCACCCCCGGCGGAATCTTCTATGTCGGCTCGCTCAAGACGGGCGACATCTATCGCGGCGATGTGCGAACCGGCGAGGGCGACATCCTGGTGGACGCCCTTCCGGGGCAAGTCTCGGTGGGGATGAAGGTGAGCCAGGGTCTGCTCTTCGTCGCAGGTGGTCCGACCGGGAAGGCCTTCGTGTACGACGCTCGCACGGGAGATTTCATCCGTGAGGTTCAGTTCGGGACGCCGGGCTCGACGCTGCTGAACGACGTGATCGTCACCCGTGACGCGGCGTACTTCACGGACAGTTTCCAGCCCGTGCTGTACAGGATTCCGATCGGGCCCGGCGGCGAACTCGGCACCGGTAGCACTCTCGCGATCACGGGGCCCGCGGCGACCGTCATCGCGGGCGCGCCGAACCTCAACGGAATCGAGGCGACCCACAATCGGTTGATCGTGAATCACACGGCCCTCGGCGCTCTCTTCACCGTGGATCCGGTGACCGGCGCCAGCGCGCCCATCGAGGTAGAGGGCCTCGCGCCCAACGTCATGGACGGTATGCTGCTCGAAGGGCGGTCGCTCTGGATCGTCGAGAATTTCGCCAATCGGGTCATCCGCGTGACCCTGAGTCCAGGGTTTTCGAGCGGCGAGATCACGGCGACGATCACGTCCCCGCTGTTCCGAGTGCCCACGACGGTGGGGAAGGTGGGTGGGAGACTGGCGCTCGTCAACGCGCGGTTCGACCTGGGCCTGCCGCCGCCCTTCGGTCCCGGCCAGCCGCCAGGAACGGAGTATGACGTGGTGATCGTCTCGAGTCGGTAAGGTCTGCCGGCGCCAGTCGCGCCTGATCACCTCAAAAGGAGCACTTTCCTCAGAGCTCGGCTTCGATCAAGCCGGGAGCCGATGTTCGCATCTCGAGTGTGGCGTCCCCAACGAGATTCGAACTCGTGTCGCCGCCGTGAAAGGGCGGTGTCCTAGGCCTCTAGACGATGGGGACGCCGAAGAGCGGTCGGTGAACCTAGTGGCGGCGACGGCTTCGCGTCAAAGAGGAAAACTGCCGGACTACTGCGGCAGCGGACGAAGCCAGATGAGAACCGCCAGCACCAATGCCGCGGCGGCGAAGAAAAGCGCCGCCATCAGCCACGGACCCGAAGGCGCGCGATGGCGGGGAGGAACTACGGGAAGGGGAATCGGCTCCGACCCCGGAACGGGATCCTCGGTCATCGCCTCCGAAACGATCGACGCCCGCTTGGTATCGAATTCTTCTGCGACGCGACGCTGCAGGAAGTCGACCGCGTTGGGCTGTCTTTCCTGTGGCGGCGATTGCGGCACGAGCTCCTCGATTCCCGACTCCGGCCGCAACATCTCCTGCGTCTGGTCCATGTCGGCGGGCCGGTACATCTCCTGAGTCTGATCGGTATCGCCGGCGCCCCAATCCGGCTCGTTCGCGACGCGTTCGTTCGCGTGCTCCATCGAGCCGCGCCGGTCGAGGAACGTCGGAAACGGCTCCACCGGGCGCGGGTATTCGGCCGTCGGTTGCTCGTCGAAGGGAACCTCGTCGGGCATGGGCTCGACGGCGTCCTCGGGCAGGGGTTCAGCCGACGCGTCGGACTCGAGCGGCTCGTCCTCGCCTCTGCTGCGAGTGATCGCAGCGTCGATCCACGAAGGCAGGACGATGTCGTCGTCGCGCTCGCGTTCCGATCCGGTTCCTTGGCTCATTTCTCCGCCGGCAGCAGCTCTCCGATCGAGAAGAGCGACGAAAAAGGATAGCCGCGCTGCTGGAAGATCTGCGTGGCGCCCTGCTCGCGATCGACCACAGCCAGAATGCGCACCACGTCGGCTTTGTACGACTCGGCCGCCTCGGCCGCGATCAACGAGCTCTCACCACTCGTGATCACGTCGTCGAGAATGATGACTCGCTTGTGTCCCGCGAGGTTGCCTTCGACCTGGCCGCGCAGGCCGTGATCCTTGCTGGTCCTGCGCACCAGGAATCCCTCGAGCGGCCGGCCTTTCTCGGCCGCGTGGAGCATGAGGCCGCTGACGAGCGGATCCGCGCCCAGCGTGAGACCGCCGACCGCGGTGACGTCTTCGTTCTGGATCAGCTCGTAGAAGAGCTGAGAAATGAGCCTCAAGCCTTGCGGATGGAGGCTCGTCTTGCGGACATCGATGTAGTAGTTGGAAGTGGCGCCCGAGCTGAGCACGAACTCGCCGAAACGCATGGAGCGATCGAGGAGCATCTGCCGGAGCTGGTCGCGCTGTGCCTGGTCCATATTCCCTCGGAGGTGATGTGTTGCGCGAGAAGCGTCAACGAGCGTCGCGAGTCTGCTACCCGTGGAAGGTCGAGTCAAGCCACGCGGGCACTTGACCTGCCGCGAAACCGCTCCCTAAACTCGTCGCCACGACCGGACTCCCTGAACGCCGGGGAAGCCGGTCGTTTTGCCTCTCTCATGCGCCTCCACGCCCTCGTTCTCTCGTTGCTTCTGGTCCCTGCCGGCCCGGCAGCGGCCGCTCGTAAGCCACTCCAATTTCCGGTTCGAGCTCACGGAGCCCATGTCGCGGCTCCGGCCTATGCCGGAGAAGTCGTCGAGATCCAGCTCGCGCCTGCGGAAGCGCGCGCCGCCTGGCTTCACGATCGATCGCCCGCCATTCGCAGCCGCATCGGCGTGCCCGCGCTCGATCGAGCGGCCTTGGAGCTCGGCGGCGTGCGGTTCTCTCCTTTGTTCCATGGAGAACGCCCGCCGGCCGCCGATTCGCCGGGCCCCGACCTCACCGCCTTTTATATCGGCCACCTTCCTCCCGGGCTGGACCTGGAACGCGTGCTCGACCGCCTGAGCGGTCTGCCGGGGGTGGTCCGGGCCGAGCCGGTCGCCATCATGCCCCTTTCGGCGCCGAAGGCCGTGCCCAACGACTCGCTATGGTCCAACTCCTCCTGGTTTTACCAGCAGCCATCGCGCCGGGACATTCACGCGCCGGAGGCCTGGGACCTGACCACGGGGGACACCTCGGTCGTGGTCGGCATCCTCGATACCGGGGTGCTGGCCTACCACCCCGATCTCGGCGGAAGCGTGGAGGGACTGCCCGGGCAGATCTACACCAACTGGGTCGAGGCGGCGGGAGTGGCCGGAGTCGACGACGATGCCAACGGCAAGATCGACGACGTGCACGGCTGGGACTTCGTGAACCTCGCATCGCCCAGCGTCGTCGCGGGTGAGGACTGGCGGGACGAGGACAACGACCCGAGCGACTTCGTGGCGCATGGCACCGCCGTCGCGGGGGTGGTCGGAGCGCTCACCAACAATTCGATCGGCATCACCGGCACGAGCTGGAACGTCCGCATCATGCCGCTGCGCATTGGCTGGGCTTACTCCGGCTCGACGTTGGGTAACGGAGAAGTCCGCATGGATTTCGTCGCCGCCGCCATCCACTACGCCGCGCGCATGAAGGTCGACGTCATCAATTGCTCCTTCGGCAGCCTCAACGATGCCGGACTCGACGCCGCGATCGACGCCGCCACCGCCGCCGGAGTCACGATCGTGACCTCCGCGGGAAACAACGGCCAGTCGAACTACATCGCGACCCGCCGCGAGGTGATCTCGGTGGCGTCCGTCAGCCCGGGCGATGCGCTGTCCGGGTTCTCGAATCGCGGTCCTCAGGTCGACCTGGCCGCGCCGGGGCAGGCGATCGCGACCACCTGGCTCGCTCCTCGTCCTTCGACGGTCGACAGCATTGCCCAGCGTCAGGGCTCCTATGCCACGCCGAGTGGCACTTCCTTCTCGGCTCCGCTGGTGGCCGGCGCCGCGGCCTTGCTCCAGGCGCGGCAGATTCAAACCGGCCAGCCACGGCTGGATCCGCTGAGCGTCCTGCTGCGCCTGTTCGACACCGCGGACGACATCCGCACGGAGAACCCTGGACTCGACGGCCTCTACGGCGCCGGCCGCCTCAACGCCGCGCGCGCGCTGAACGAGACCTGGGTTTCTCGAGCCCTGCCGCTGAGCGGCAAGGTGGTGGGAGCGGCCGCAGTCTTCCGCACCGCGAGCGGCGAGCCGCGTGTGGTGGTGGCCTGTGACGACCGCTCCTTGCTCCTGCTCGACGGCGCCTCGCTCGACACGCTATGGAAGGTGACGCTGCCGTTCGCGCCGGTGGCGAGCCCGGCGGTGGGACCCATCGGACAGGGGATGGGCATCTTCGTCGGGCTGACCACGGGACGGGTCGCAGGCTACCGCGATGACGGCTCACCGCTCCCTCAGTGGCCCAAGTTCGCGGCAAGTACCTCCATGCGTGGAGGCACGGTGGTGTGGGACCTGGATGGCGATGGTCCGCCCGAGGTTCTGGCCGGCTCCGACGATGGACGCGTATGGGCCTGGCACGTCAATGGCGACCCGGTGACGGGATTCCCGGTTCAAGTCTCGAGCAACCCGGGCGGAACCCGGCCACTCGCCGTCTCGCATGATCTGCAGCCCCGCATCGCGGCCGCGACCGAGGATGGAACGGTCAGCGTGATCGACGCCCAGGGGAACGTGGTGGTCGGACCTCTGAACTATCCCGGAATCCCTTCTCCACCCGTGTTCGCGAACGTGGCGGGCGCTCCGGCGGTGGTGTTCGCCGAAGACGACAACCTCCACGCGCTCGGTTACGACGGCAACGAGCGTCCGGGATTCCCGGTGACGCTGGCCGCGCCGCTGCCGAATCGCGGCGAGGTGGCGGTGGGCGACGTCGACATGAACGGAGTGGACGACCTCGTCATCGCTGGATCCGCCCCGTTCACGGTGGAAGTGCGCGATTCGACCGGAGCCAGTCTCAGCAGTCTCGGCTGGCCGGCCAGCCTTCCTTCCGCTCCGATGGGCTCGGTCGTGCTCGGGCACCTCACCGGAGGAGGCGCGCCGGAGCTGATGGTGCCGCTCGGCAGCGGCGTGATCGGACTCTCCAGCTCCGCGGCTCGCTTGTGGGGCTTTCCGAAACCGGGTACGGGCGGGACCTTTCCGACGCTGATCGACCTCGATGACGACGGAACCACCGAGGTCCTCGCCGGCAGCGCCATCGATCGCCTGCTGTTCAGCTACGACGCCGGCGCAGGGAGCGCGTCGAGCGCGGCCCAGCCGTGGCCGACCTACCGCGGAGACTTCCAGCGCACCGGCTCGGCGCGCGATCGGCTCGGCGTTCCGATCGTGGATCTGGTCGCTCCCGGCGCGGTCACCGATCTCACCGCCACCATCGTCGGCTCCAACACCGTGCGTCTGCGGTGGACCGCGAGCGGAGACGATGGCGCGGCGGGCCGGGCGCGAGGCTACGACATCCGCCGATCGACGGCGCCGCTCACCGAGGCCGCCTTCGCGACGGCGAGCCACGCGCCCTCGACGCGCCCATCGGCTCCAGGCGCGCGCGACAGCGTCGACGTCGTGGGCTTGCCGGAGGGATTCACCTACTACTTCGCGCTTCGTGTGGTGGACGACGGTGGAAACGCCGGCGCGATGTCGAACGTGGATTCCGTGTCGCTGCAGATCGTCTCTCCGGCGGCGGTCACGGATCTGAGGATCACCGCAGTCACCGACACCTCGGTGACGATGGCGTGGACGGCGACCGGGGCCAGCGGGAGCGTGGGGCGCCCCGATCTCTACGTCGTGCGTGCCTCGACCGCTCCGATCGACGACAGCAACTTCAACCAGGCAGCCTACAGCCGGAACGTTCCACCCACCGTCGACGCCGGCGGGACCGAGACCTACTTCTTTCGCTTCCTGACACCGGCGACGCGGTACTGGTTCGCGTTGAAGGCCTACAACGATTCGGCGTTCCCCTCCCTGATCTCGAACGTGGTCGATGCTCAGACCCATCCGGGCGGACCGGTTCGAACGTCGGGGATCGCGCTGGCGCCGGGGAGCAACCCGAGCCGCGTGCCCGCCTCGCTCTACTGGCAATCGAGCCCTGGAGCCACGGGTGCTTCGGAGATCCGGATCTTCGATCTGACCGGCCGCCGTATCCGCACGCTCGAGCTCGGATCGGCCGTGGGGGGCAAGGCGCAGTGGGACGGAAACGACGAGGACGGACGCCGCGTGCCGGCAGGCCTCTACCTGATGAGGCTCATCAGCGGCTCTCAACGTGTGCAGTCGAGGATAGTCCTGCTACCCTGAGCCCGCTCTCCGGTTACCCATTCGACCGAACGGAGGCGAAGGAGCGCTCCCGATGAGCCAAGGACCGGGCCGCATGATCTCCCTGTTGCTGATGGCGCTGCTCGCCAGCGCGGCGACGCCGGCCAAGCCTCCCGCGAAGTCCTCATCGACTCCGAAGCCTTCTGCGCCGGCGGCCAAGCCATTCGACGCGCCGCTCGGCAAATCGCCGCTCACGCCGCCGCTGGCCGTCACGGGCGGATTCGGCGAGTACAGGCAGGGCCACTTCCACGCCGGCTTCGACTTCGGCACCGGAAAGAAGGTGGGGCAGCCGGTGTTCGCCCCGCTCGCCGGGCATGTCGAGCGCATCCGCGCCTCGGGCGTCGGCTACGGCCGATCGATCTATCTCCGCACGACGGACGGGCGGCTGCTGCAATTCGGCCACCTCGATGCCTTCGCCGAGCCGATGGCTTCCTACATGCGAGCCGTCCAGGACTCCGCCGGCGTGTACGAGCAGGACCTGTGGCCGGAGGCGTCGCGCTTCCCCATCAAGCTCGGCCAGCGCATCGCCTGGACCGGCGAGAGCGGCGCCGGCGGTCCGCACATGCACTTCGAGATCCGTCGCGGCGACATGGCCTATCACCCCCAACTCGCGGGGCTCACGGTGAAGGACGAGCGCGCGCCGAGCATCGCGAGCATCACGCTGGAGCCGCTCGACGACACGTCCTTCGTCGAGCGCTCGGCCGGACCGGTGACGCGCGCGCTGGGCGCCAAGCCCGAGACCCTGCGGGTGATCGGGCGCGTGCGCGCGCTCGTCGCTGCGCGCGACGGCGTGTGGAGCGGGGTGGATCGCATGGTGCCATGGGTCACTCGGATGGCGTGGGGCGATCAGTGGATCGAGTGCCGGATGGACTCGATCTCGTGGGCTACCGACATGAGCGAAGGGGACTACGTCTACGACGCCGGACGGGTGACCGGTGACAAGGGCATCGTGCTGTGGGCGTCGCGCGGTTTTCGTCCGCGGTTCATTCGCTCGTCCGCGCCGAACGCCGAGGAGGCGGGCACCATCCGGGTGCGACCGGGGGACGCACCGCTGACGGTGAAGCTGGAGGTGCGGGACGTCGCCGGGCACATGGCGCGGAGGACGGTGGTGATCCGGCCCGGACCATCGGACCCGGACACGCTCGATCCTTACCAGATCCTCAAGGGAGGAGTGGGCGCGGGTTATCGATTCGCCGCGCTGCCCTA includes:
- the pyrE gene encoding orotate phosphoribosyltransferase; amino-acid sequence: MDQAQRDQLRQMLLDRSMRFGEFVLSSGATSNYYIDVRKTSLHPQGLRLISQLFYELIQNEDVTAVGGLTLGADPLVSGLMLHAAEKGRPLEGFLVRRTSKDHGLRGQVEGNLAGHKRVIILDDVITSGESSLIAAEAAESYKADVVRILAVVDREQGATQIFQQRGYPFSSLFSIGELLPAEK
- a CDS encoding S8 family serine peptidase: MRLHALVLSLLLVPAGPAAAARKPLQFPVRAHGAHVAAPAYAGEVVEIQLAPAEARAAWLHDRSPAIRSRIGVPALDRAALELGGVRFSPLFHGERPPAADSPGPDLTAFYIGHLPPGLDLERVLDRLSGLPGVVRAEPVAIMPLSAPKAVPNDSLWSNSSWFYQQPSRRDIHAPEAWDLTTGDTSVVVGILDTGVLAYHPDLGGSVEGLPGQIYTNWVEAAGVAGVDDDANGKIDDVHGWDFVNLASPSVVAGEDWRDEDNDPSDFVAHGTAVAGVVGALTNNSIGITGTSWNVRIMPLRIGWAYSGSTLGNGEVRMDFVAAAIHYAARMKVDVINCSFGSLNDAGLDAAIDAATAAGVTIVTSAGNNGQSNYIATRREVISVASVSPGDALSGFSNRGPQVDLAAPGQAIATTWLAPRPSTVDSIAQRQGSYATPSGTSFSAPLVAGAAALLQARQIQTGQPRLDPLSVLLRLFDTADDIRTENPGLDGLYGAGRLNAARALNETWVSRALPLSGKVVGAAAVFRTASGEPRVVVACDDRSLLLLDGASLDTLWKVTLPFAPVASPAVGPIGQGMGIFVGLTTGRVAGYRDDGSPLPQWPKFAASTSMRGGTVVWDLDGDGPPEVLAGSDDGRVWAWHVNGDPVTGFPVQVSSNPGGTRPLAVSHDLQPRIAAATEDGTVSVIDAQGNVVVGPLNYPGIPSPPVFANVAGAPAVVFAEDDNLHALGYDGNERPGFPVTLAAPLPNRGEVAVGDVDMNGVDDLVIAGSAPFTVEVRDSTGASLSSLGWPASLPSAPMGSVVLGHLTGGGAPELMVPLGSGVIGLSSSAARLWGFPKPGTGGTFPTLIDLDDDGTTEVLAGSAIDRLLFSYDAGAGSASSAAQPWPTYRGDFQRTGSARDRLGVPIVDLVAPGAVTDLTATIVGSNTVRLRWTASGDDGAAGRARGYDIRRSTAPLTEAAFATASHAPSTRPSAPGARDSVDVVGLPEGFTYYFALRVVDDGGNAGAMSNVDSVSLQIVSPAAVTDLRITAVTDTSVTMAWTATGASGSVGRPDLYVVRASTAPIDDSNFNQAAYSRNVPPTVDAGGTETYFFRFLTPATRYWFALKAYNDSAFPSLISNVVDAQTHPGGPVRTSGIALAPGSNPSRVPASLYWQSSPGATGASEIRIFDLTGRRIRTLELGSAVGGKAQWDGNDEDGRRVPAGLYLMRLISGSQRVQSRIVLLP